The Microbacterium sp. Nx66 genome contains a region encoding:
- a CDS encoding AMP-binding protein has protein sequence MSRRATPATEAIRGMRDLLFTHATDYDAARREFAWPDLTAFNFALEWFDVIAGENPDRPAVQIVEADLSLRSWTYGELSARSDQVAAWLRSLGIGRGDHVIVMLNNTIELWEVMLAITKLGAVSIPTSTLLSASDLAYRIEHGRAGAVVTLGALADRLEGIDPAVLRIGVGASLPADWKRFADAAATTEEFVPDGPTPAGDTALLYFTSGTTNRPKLVQHTHVSYPVGHLSTMWWLGVRPDDVHLNISSPGWAKHAWSSFYSPFLAEATVFVYNYDRFDANTLMEVMDTHHVSTFCAPPTVWRMLIQADLSRLAHPPRELVGAGEPLNPEVIDRVREAWGGTIRDGFGQTEMTACIGNSPGQTVKVGSMGRPLPGYPVVLLDPSTGEVVEDEGEIALDLAQPPLGLMAGYYDDPEKTAESRAGGFHHTGDIAVRDADGYLTYIGRSDDVFKASDYKISPFELESVLLEHDLVVEAAVIPSPDPTRLAVPKAYVCLTPDAGADEAAAARAVFGYAHARLSSHLWVRIIEFVPELPKTISGKIRRVELRARESARVAAGDEARQHRDRDYR, from the coding sequence ATGAGCCGTCGTGCCACCCCCGCCACCGAAGCGATCCGCGGGATGAGGGACCTTCTCTTCACGCACGCCACGGACTACGACGCCGCGCGCCGCGAGTTCGCCTGGCCCGACCTGACCGCCTTCAACTTCGCGCTCGAGTGGTTCGACGTCATCGCCGGCGAGAACCCCGATCGTCCGGCCGTGCAGATCGTCGAGGCCGACCTCAGCCTCCGGTCCTGGACGTACGGGGAGCTCTCCGCGCGCTCCGATCAGGTGGCCGCCTGGCTCCGCAGCCTCGGCATCGGCCGCGGCGACCACGTGATCGTCATGCTCAACAACACGATCGAGCTGTGGGAGGTGATGCTCGCGATCACGAAGTTGGGCGCGGTGTCGATCCCGACCTCGACGCTGCTGTCGGCCTCCGACCTCGCGTACCGCATCGAGCACGGCCGCGCCGGCGCCGTCGTCACCCTCGGCGCCCTGGCCGACCGCCTCGAAGGGATCGACCCCGCGGTCCTGCGCATCGGCGTCGGCGCATCGCTGCCTGCGGACTGGAAGCGGTTCGCGGACGCCGCCGCGACCACGGAGGAGTTCGTCCCGGACGGCCCGACGCCCGCCGGCGACACGGCTCTGCTGTACTTCACGTCGGGCACGACGAACCGCCCGAAGCTCGTGCAGCACACCCACGTCTCGTACCCCGTCGGCCACCTCTCCACGATGTGGTGGCTCGGGGTGCGCCCGGACGACGTGCACCTCAACATCTCCTCCCCGGGGTGGGCCAAGCACGCCTGGTCGAGCTTCTACTCCCCCTTCCTGGCCGAGGCGACGGTGTTCGTGTACAACTACGACCGCTTCGACGCGAACACGCTCATGGAGGTCATGGACACCCACCACGTCTCGACCTTCTGCGCCCCGCCCACGGTCTGGCGCATGCTCATCCAGGCCGACCTCTCCCGGCTCGCGCACCCTCCGCGGGAGCTCGTCGGCGCCGGCGAGCCGCTGAACCCCGAGGTCATCGACCGGGTGCGCGAGGCGTGGGGCGGCACGATCCGCGACGGCTTCGGTCAGACCGAGATGACGGCCTGCATCGGCAACTCCCCTGGCCAGACGGTCAAGGTCGGGTCGATGGGCCGTCCGCTGCCCGGCTACCCGGTCGTGCTGCTCGACCCGTCGACGGGCGAGGTCGTGGAGGACGAGGGCGAGATCGCGCTCGACCTCGCGCAGCCGCCGCTCGGCCTCATGGCGGGGTACTACGACGACCCGGAGAAGACCGCGGAGTCGCGGGCCGGGGGCTTCCACCACACCGGGGACATCGCCGTGCGCGACGCCGACGGCTACCTGACCTACATCGGACGCTCCGACGACGTGTTCAAGGCCTCCGACTACAAGATCTCGCCGTTCGAGCTCGAGTCCGTGCTGCTGGAGCACGACCTCGTCGTCGAAGCGGCCGTCATCCCCAGCCCCGACCCGACGCGCCTCGCGGTGCCGAAGGCGTACGTGTGCCTGACACCGGACGCGGGCGCGGACGAGGCCGCCGCCGCGCGCGCCGTGTTCGGCTACGCGCACGCACGGCTGTCCTCGCACCTGTGGGTGCGGATCATCGAGTTCGTGCCCGAGCTTCCGAAGACCATCTCCGGGAAGATCCGCCGCGTCGAGCTGCGGGCACGCGAGAGCGCCCGCGTGGCCGCGGGCGACGAGGCGCGGCAGCACCGCGACCGCGACTACCGCTGA
- a CDS encoding ClpP family protease gives MSSYTIPHVIAQHPRGERVMDVYSHLLAERVIYLGTGIDAGVANALIAQLLHLDADSPETAVQFYINSEGGDPGAALAIYDTMQHIRPRIATTCVGQAIGPAALLVAAGAPGERAALAHARIVLHQPAGQSRGAIPDLILAADEVVRVRADMESILARHSGRALAELRVDTDRDRVFTAAAALEYGLIDTVLGPRDPDAR, from the coding sequence ATGAGCAGCTACACGATCCCCCACGTCATCGCGCAGCACCCGCGGGGTGAGCGGGTGATGGACGTCTACTCGCATCTGCTCGCCGAGCGCGTCATCTACCTCGGAACCGGCATCGATGCGGGAGTCGCGAACGCCCTCATCGCGCAGCTCCTGCACCTCGACGCGGACAGCCCGGAGACCGCCGTGCAGTTCTACATCAACAGCGAGGGTGGGGATCCCGGTGCCGCGCTGGCGATCTACGACACCATGCAGCACATCCGCCCGCGGATCGCGACGACCTGCGTCGGGCAGGCCATCGGTCCGGCGGCGCTGCTCGTCGCGGCGGGGGCGCCGGGGGAGCGAGCGGCCCTCGCCCACGCGCGCATCGTGCTGCATCAGCCGGCCGGGCAGTCACGCGGAGCCATCCCGGACCTCATCCTCGCGGCCGACGAGGTCGTGCGGGTGCGGGCCGACATGGAGTCGATCCTGGCCCGGCACAGCGGTCGCGCGCTCGCGGAGCTCCGCGTCGACACCGACCGGGACCGGGTCTTCACCGCCGCCGCGGCTCTCGAGTACGGCCTCATCGACACCGTGCTCGGTCCCCGTGATCCGGATGCACGATGA
- a CDS encoding ClpP family protease, with product MSEDTPLPQFGPEARRALFHERVLVLDGALDDDNGTLLMTQLLGLAAEDPTTDIALWIHSPGGSVPSMLAIRDLMHLIPNDVSTLALGLACSAGQFLLSAGTKGKRRALPHARILMHQGSAGIGGSAVEIEAQADDLRHMRDTVLGLIADDTGQPLARIFEDSLHDRWYTAAEAQGYGFIDEIVRSAAEIMPRRRARVGLGADV from the coding sequence ATGAGCGAAGACACCCCTCTCCCGCAGTTCGGCCCCGAGGCCCGGCGCGCCCTGTTCCACGAACGGGTGCTCGTCCTCGACGGCGCCCTCGACGACGACAACGGCACCCTTCTGATGACCCAGCTCCTCGGCCTCGCCGCGGAGGACCCGACGACCGACATCGCCCTCTGGATCCACTCGCCAGGCGGCTCTGTGCCGTCGATGCTGGCGATCCGCGACCTCATGCACCTCATCCCCAACGACGTTTCCACCCTCGCCCTCGGCCTCGCCTGCAGCGCGGGACAGTTCCTGCTCTCCGCGGGGACGAAGGGCAAGCGGCGCGCTCTCCCGCACGCCCGGATCCTCATGCACCAGGGCTCGGCGGGGATCGGCGGATCGGCGGTGGAGATCGAGGCGCAGGCCGACGACCTCCGGCACATGCGCGACACCGTCCTCGGCCTCATCGCCGACGACACCGGTCAGCCCCTCGCGCGGATCTTCGAGGACTCCCTCCACGATCGCTGGTACACCGCGGCCGAGGCGCAGGGCTACGGGTTCATCGACGAGATCGTGCGGTCCGCGGCGGAGATCATGCCCCGCCGTCGTGCGCGGGTCGGACTGGGGGCGGACGTATGA
- a CDS encoding acyl-CoA thioesterase — translation MAKQKAPAWQSEDGLNFRTRKWVRPEDLNANGTLFGGSLLKWIDEEAAIYAIVQLGNYRVVTRHISAITFEASAVQGDLIEIGLQATRFGTTSLTMRAVARNMITRKRILTIDEIVFVSIGEDGLPTPHGYDEITYDRDRMPTERIATGTIPLPKR, via the coding sequence ATGGCGAAACAGAAAGCACCGGCATGGCAGTCCGAGGACGGCCTGAACTTCCGCACCCGCAAGTGGGTGCGCCCGGAAGACCTCAACGCGAACGGCACGCTGTTCGGCGGGAGCCTGCTGAAGTGGATCGACGAGGAGGCGGCGATCTACGCGATCGTGCAGCTCGGCAACTACCGCGTCGTCACCCGGCACATCTCCGCCATCACGTTCGAGGCATCGGCGGTGCAGGGCGACCTCATCGAGATCGGGCTGCAGGCCACGCGCTTCGGTACGACGTCGCTCACGATGCGGGCCGTCGCGCGCAACATGATCACCCGCAAGCGCATCCTCACCATCGACGAGATCGTGTTCGTCAGCATCGGTGAGGACGGCCTGCCGACCCCGCACGGTTACGACGAGATCACCTACGATCGCGACCGCATGCCCACCGAGCGCATCGCCACCGGCACGATCCCCCTCCCGAAGCGCTGA
- a CDS encoding response regulator — protein MTPVRILLVDDHPIVRAGVRSLFDRRDDAEVVGEAASGEEAVVLARHLRPDVVLCDLRLGAGMDGVQTTAALRALDPAPAVLILTTFDRDAQILGAIEAGAAGYLLKDIDPEDIVRAVRQAASGGQALTPELTARVGRALRAPRVQLTGRELDVLRLLDTGASNREIAKALFVTEATVKTHLVHVFEKLGADSRAKAVAIARESGLL, from the coding sequence GTGACCCCGGTGCGCATCCTCCTCGTCGACGATCACCCGATCGTGCGGGCCGGCGTGCGTTCGCTGTTCGACCGCCGCGACGACGCCGAGGTCGTGGGCGAGGCGGCGTCGGGGGAGGAGGCGGTCGTGCTCGCGCGGCACCTGCGTCCCGACGTCGTGCTCTGCGATCTGCGTCTGGGGGCGGGGATGGACGGCGTGCAGACGACGGCGGCGCTCCGGGCGCTCGACCCGGCGCCGGCGGTGCTCATCCTCACCACGTTCGACCGCGACGCCCAGATCCTCGGCGCGATCGAGGCGGGGGCGGCGGGGTATCTGCTCAAGGACATCGACCCGGAGGACATCGTCCGTGCCGTGCGACAGGCCGCGTCGGGCGGGCAGGCGCTGACGCCGGAGCTCACGGCGCGCGTCGGGCGGGCCCTCCGTGCCCCGCGGGTGCAGCTCACGGGGCGCGAGCTCGACGTGCTGCGGCTGCTCGACACCGGGGCCTCCAACCGGGAGATCGCGAAGGCGCTGTTCGTCACGGAGGCGACGGTGAAGACCCACCTCGTGCACGTCTTCGAGAAGCTCGGGGCCGACAGCCGCGCGAAGGCGGTCGCGATCGCCAGGGAGTCCGGTCTGCTCTGA
- a CDS encoding MarR family winged helix-turn-helix transcriptional regulator, with protein MNEARHPRRLDDGELATWLPIIRFVQLLPQVLDRALKDEVGLNHARYAILVTLAGQGEDAVTMTELARIAGLSRSRLSHALDSLEERGWVERTSCSTDKRTLSATLTPAGRDMLRAAAPVHVAQIRELILDPLSAEDRQRLQDILGALLPGVTAAL; from the coding sequence ATGAACGAGGCGCGGCACCCGCGGCGGCTCGACGACGGCGAGCTCGCGACCTGGCTGCCGATCATCCGGTTCGTCCAACTGCTGCCGCAGGTCCTCGACCGGGCGCTGAAGGACGAGGTCGGGCTCAACCACGCCCGCTACGCGATCCTCGTCACCCTCGCCGGCCAGGGTGAGGATGCCGTCACCATGACCGAGCTCGCGCGCATCGCCGGACTCAGCCGGTCGCGCCTGAGCCACGCCCTGGACTCGCTGGAGGAGCGCGGGTGGGTGGAACGGACCTCGTGCAGCACGGACAAGCGCACCCTCTCCGCGACGCTGACCCCGGCCGGACGGGACATGCTCCGCGCGGCCGCACCGGTCCACGTGGCCCAGATCCGCGAGCTCATCCTCGACCCGCTGTCCGCGGAGGATCGGCAGCGGCTGCAGGACATCCTGGGGGCGCTGCTGCCGGGAGTCACGGCCGCGCTCTGA
- the cycA gene encoding D-serine/D-alanine/glycine transporter, which yields MTKQDTGTIRQGQTGAGGEEHLRRALSNRHIQLLAIGGAIGTGLFMGSGKTISVAGPSVIFVYMIIGFMLFFVMRAMGELLLSNLKYKSFSDFASDLLGPWAGFFTGWTYWFCWVVTGVADVIAIAGYTDALIPGVPLWIPGLLVVVILLALNLPTVAAFGEMEFWFALIKIVAIVALIVTGLVMILTGFSHDAGTASFSNLWEHGGMFPHGFLGFVAGFQIAVFAFVGIELVGTAAAETKDPERNLPKAINAIPIRVLLFYVGALIILMAVTPWTEYVAGESPFIAMFALAGLGIAATVVNLVVLTSAMSSANSGIYSTSRMVFGLAQDGDAPRFFGRLSKRRVPQNALFLSCILLLSGVVLLYAGKDIGTAFEMVTTVSAVCFMFVWTIFLCSYLVYRRRRPEKAATSAFKMPGGVFMVFVVLAFFLFILWALTTQPDTLIALLVTPIWFAILIVAWLFVRKSPHHLERHAAHIAYLRDDTIPAD from the coding sequence GTGACGAAGCAAGACACGGGGACCATCCGCCAGGGGCAGACCGGAGCCGGAGGCGAGGAGCACCTGCGGCGCGCGCTCAGCAATCGGCACATCCAGCTGCTCGCGATCGGCGGGGCGATCGGCACGGGCCTGTTCATGGGCAGCGGCAAGACGATCTCGGTCGCCGGCCCCTCCGTGATCTTCGTCTACATGATCATCGGGTTCATGCTGTTCTTCGTCATGCGGGCGATGGGTGAGCTGCTGCTGTCGAACCTCAAGTACAAGTCGTTCAGCGACTTCGCGAGCGACCTCCTCGGCCCCTGGGCGGGCTTCTTCACCGGCTGGACGTACTGGTTCTGCTGGGTGGTCACGGGCGTGGCCGACGTGATCGCGATCGCCGGGTACACCGACGCCCTGATCCCCGGCGTCCCGCTGTGGATCCCGGGTCTCCTCGTGGTCGTGATCCTCCTGGCGCTCAACCTGCCCACCGTCGCCGCCTTCGGCGAGATGGAGTTCTGGTTCGCACTCATCAAGATCGTCGCGATCGTGGCGCTCATCGTCACCGGTCTCGTCATGATCCTCACCGGCTTCTCCCACGACGCCGGCACCGCGAGCTTCTCGAACCTGTGGGAGCACGGCGGCATGTTCCCGCACGGCTTCCTCGGATTCGTCGCCGGCTTCCAGATCGCGGTGTTCGCGTTCGTCGGGATCGAGCTCGTCGGCACCGCCGCCGCGGAGACCAAGGACCCGGAGCGCAACCTCCCGAAGGCCATCAACGCCATCCCGATCCGGGTCCTGCTGTTCTACGTGGGCGCGCTCATCATCCTCATGGCCGTCACGCCGTGGACCGAGTACGTCGCCGGTGAGAGCCCCTTCATCGCGATGTTCGCCCTCGCCGGACTCGGCATCGCCGCCACCGTCGTCAACCTCGTGGTGCTCACCTCGGCGATGTCCAGCGCGAACTCCGGCATCTACTCCACGTCGCGCATGGTGTTCGGCCTGGCGCAGGACGGCGACGCCCCCCGGTTCTTCGGCCGGCTCTCCAAGCGCCGCGTGCCGCAGAACGCGCTGTTCCTGTCCTGCATCCTGCTGCTGTCCGGCGTCGTGCTGCTCTACGCGGGCAAGGACATCGGCACGGCGTTCGAGATGGTCACCACCGTGTCGGCCGTGTGCTTCATGTTCGTGTGGACGATCTTCCTCTGCAGCTACCTCGTGTACCGGCGCCGGCGTCCGGAGAAGGCGGCGACCTCGGCGTTCAAGATGCCGGGCGGCGTGTTCATGGTGTTCGTCGTGCTCGCGTTCTTCCTGTTCATCCTCTGGGCGCTGACCACCCAGCCGGACACCCTGATCGCGCTGCTCGTGACGCCGATCTGGTTCGCGATCCTCATCGTGGCGTGGCTGTTCGTCCGGAAGTCGCCGCACCACCTGGAGCGTCACGCCGCGCACATCGCCTACCTGCGCGACGACACGATCCCGGCCGACTGA
- a CDS encoding helix-turn-helix domain-containing protein, which produces MADIVPFPRAPHPVRPPSNGPEPLWREMLGDQLRRRRHDRGETLSETAEKAGVSPQYLSEVERGRKEPSSEMIAAIAGALDSSLVELTSAVAEELRQATPAAAAVSTSRGAFALAA; this is translated from the coding sequence ATGGCCGACATCGTCCCGTTCCCCCGCGCCCCGCATCCCGTCCGTCCGCCGTCCAACGGACCCGAACCGCTGTGGCGCGAGATGCTCGGCGATCAGCTGCGACGGCGACGCCATGACCGCGGGGAGACACTCAGCGAGACCGCGGAGAAGGCCGGGGTCTCGCCGCAGTACCTCTCCGAGGTCGAGCGCGGCCGGAAGGAGCCGTCCAGCGAGATGATCGCCGCGATCGCCGGCGCGCTGGACTCCTCCCTCGTGGAGCTCACGAGCGCGGTCGCCGAGGAGCTTCGTCAGGCCACCCCTGCCGCGGCGGCGGTCTCGACCTCCCGCGGCGCCTTCGCTCTGGCCGCCTGA
- a CDS encoding trans-sulfuration enzyme family protein produces the protein MTAPLHPDTVAVHSGRADLEALGVHALPIDLSTTNPLPDVERGGDSYEAMATGGRPPQDGSMVYARLWNPTVARFEDALAELEHAEAAVAFGSGMAAMTAVILAHTGATGARHVVAVRPLYGGTDHLLGSGLLGVETTYCRPDEVAAALRADTGLVVVETPANPTLEVADIAEIVRQAGSVPVVVDNTFATPVLQNPIDHGAAMSLHSATKYLGGHGDVIAGVVACDERTAEALRRVRAVTGGLLHPLGAYLLHRGLTTLPVRVRHQQESARRIVQWLVDRPEVAEVFYPGLDGDPWGILERQLRGPGAMIALRLRGGYAAAAAVAGATRLFTHAVSLGGVDSLIQHPAALTHRPVPAEARPAADVLRLSIGLENVDDLLADLANAFATLADPPLSVPPTPESASHMGVART, from the coding sequence ATGACCGCACCGCTGCATCCCGACACCGTCGCCGTCCACAGCGGCCGAGCCGACCTCGAGGCGCTCGGGGTCCACGCCCTGCCGATCGACCTCTCCACGACCAACCCGCTGCCGGACGTCGAGCGCGGCGGGGACTCGTACGAGGCGATGGCCACGGGGGGTCGTCCGCCGCAGGACGGCAGCATGGTCTACGCCCGCCTCTGGAACCCGACGGTCGCGCGCTTCGAGGACGCCCTCGCCGAGCTGGAGCACGCTGAAGCCGCCGTCGCCTTCGGCTCCGGAATGGCGGCCATGACCGCCGTGATCCTCGCGCACACCGGTGCCACGGGGGCGCGGCACGTCGTCGCGGTGCGTCCGCTCTACGGAGGGACCGACCACCTGCTGGGGTCGGGTCTGCTCGGTGTGGAGACGACGTACTGCCGTCCCGACGAGGTCGCCGCCGCACTGCGCGCCGACACCGGACTCGTCGTCGTGGAGACGCCGGCGAACCCGACCCTCGAGGTCGCGGACATCGCCGAGATCGTGCGGCAGGCCGGGAGCGTGCCGGTGGTGGTCGACAACACGTTCGCGACCCCCGTGCTGCAGAACCCGATCGACCACGGCGCGGCGATGTCGTTGCACAGCGCCACCAAATACCTCGGCGGCCACGGTGATGTCATCGCCGGCGTCGTCGCCTGTGACGAGAGGACCGCGGAGGCGCTGCGTCGCGTGCGTGCGGTGACCGGGGGGCTCCTGCACCCGCTCGGCGCGTACCTGCTGCACCGCGGTCTCACGACCCTGCCGGTCCGCGTGCGGCACCAGCAGGAGAGTGCTCGTCGCATCGTGCAGTGGCTGGTCGATCGACCCGAGGTCGCCGAGGTCTTCTATCCGGGGCTCGACGGGGATCCGTGGGGCATCCTGGAACGGCAGCTCCGCGGGCCGGGGGCGATGATCGCCCTGCGGCTGCGAGGCGGTTATGCGGCGGCCGCGGCGGTGGCCGGGGCGACCCGCCTCTTCACGCATGCGGTGTCACTGGGCGGCGTGGACTCCCTCATCCAGCATCCTGCCGCGCTCACGCACCGCCCGGTCCCCGCGGAGGCGCGTCCCGCCGCCGACGTCCTTCGCCTGTCCATCGGCCTCGAGAACGTCGATGATCTCCTCGCCGACCTCGCGAACGCCTTCGCCACTCTCGCCGACCCACCCCTTTCCGTGCCACCCACCCCGGAAAGTGCGTCACATATGGGGGTGGCTCGCACATAA
- a CDS encoding DUF2871 domain-containing protein — protein MRRLFTAAFASMLVGVASGLFYREFTKINGFPEGAPTQLGLVHTHLLVLGFVVFLVVMLLEKAFALSESRLFGWFFWTYTAGLVLTSAMLVWHGCLTVLGQDSTKMIAGIAGVGHMLLAAGMVLLFLALRPRVFAPKVAATGPATLESVA, from the coding sequence ATGCGCAGGCTCTTCACCGCCGCGTTCGCCTCCATGCTGGTGGGCGTCGCCTCCGGACTCTTCTACCGCGAGTTCACCAAGATCAACGGCTTCCCCGAGGGGGCGCCGACGCAGCTCGGACTCGTGCACACGCATCTGCTCGTGCTGGGCTTCGTCGTCTTCCTCGTGGTGATGCTCTTGGAGAAGGCATTCGCGCTCTCCGAGAGCCGCCTGTTCGGCTGGTTCTTCTGGACCTACACCGCCGGTCTCGTGCTGACCTCCGCGATGCTCGTCTGGCACGGCTGCCTCACGGTGCTCGGGCAGGACTCCACGAAGATGATCGCCGGCATCGCGGGCGTCGGGCACATGCTGCTCGCCGCCGGCATGGTGCTGCTGTTCCTCGCGCTCCGCCCTCGTGTCTTCGCGCCGAAGGTCGCGGCCACCGGGCCCGCGACCCTCGAGTCGGTGGCCTGA
- a CDS encoding Lrp/AsnC family transcriptional regulator: protein MAKAQLDEIDLELLAALSRDAAVTNKALAHRLGLAESTCAHRIRALRDRGMIRDTRVRLDGSALGYPLQAIIKVRLAHHTGPKVTALFDALVAIPRVLQVFHVAGVDDFLVHVAVQDATALRDIVLEHITVHPVVRGTETQLVFELRDGTGFLPR, encoded by the coding sequence TTGGCGAAAGCGCAACTCGACGAGATCGACCTGGAGCTGCTCGCGGCCTTGAGCCGCGATGCGGCCGTGACCAACAAGGCTCTGGCTCATCGGCTCGGCCTCGCGGAGTCCACATGCGCACACCGCATCCGCGCGCTCCGAGACCGGGGAATGATCCGCGATACGCGCGTCCGCCTCGACGGGTCGGCTCTCGGCTACCCGCTGCAGGCGATCATCAAGGTCCGGCTCGCTCACCACACCGGCCCCAAGGTCACGGCACTCTTCGACGCGCTCGTCGCGATCCCCCGGGTGCTCCAGGTGTTCCATGTCGCCGGGGTGGACGACTTCCTGGTGCACGTGGCCGTGCAGGATGCGACCGCCCTGCGCGACATCGTGCTCGAGCACATCACCGTGCACCCCGTCGTCCGCGGCACCGAGACCCAGCTCGTGTTCGAGCTCCGCGACGGCACGGGTTTCCTCCCCCGCTGA
- a CDS encoding MATE family efflux transporter, which produces MATTLTTGRPWRVILAFSIPLLLGNVVQQLYQFADAIVVGRHLGVQSLAAVGATGSLLFLLLGFAWGLTSGFAIPIAQAFGARDDAAVRRSVATGVLLSGITSVVLTVIAPLIAGPILTLLQTPPELMAEATVFTQISFLGAGATMFFNYLSAIIRAIGDSKTPLVFLTVSCALNVGLVVLMVGPLEWGVAGAALATVVAQAVSVILCLEFVRRRLHMLHLRRSDWRISRTDIADHLRLGLPMGFQASIIAIGTLTVQVALNTLGADAVAAYTTASRVDSLAVALLSSLGLAVSMYAAQNHGGRRPDRIRRGVVEATWMAVAAAIVLGGLLIAFGAPMVRLFVGDGADDVVVMAHRMLIINGCGYWALGMLFVLRGALQGLGHTLVPTVTGVIELVMRVVAAVVLGAMIGFDGVALSNPLAWVGAIVLLVPAYVKAHRALATQPVAPTEATETSAIAIVGPTDGSMVVDAVVTRPVRVVRPRRLRWPVRR; this is translated from the coding sequence ATGGCCACCACCCTCACCACGGGCCGTCCGTGGCGCGTCATCCTCGCGTTCTCGATCCCACTCCTGCTCGGCAACGTCGTGCAGCAGCTCTATCAGTTCGCCGACGCGATCGTCGTCGGACGCCACCTCGGCGTCCAGTCCCTCGCCGCCGTCGGCGCGACGGGCAGCCTGCTCTTCCTGCTCCTCGGCTTCGCCTGGGGTCTGACGAGCGGTTTCGCGATCCCCATCGCCCAGGCCTTCGGTGCGCGCGACGACGCCGCCGTGCGCCGCTCGGTCGCGACGGGTGTGCTCCTCAGCGGCATCACGAGCGTGGTCCTCACGGTGATCGCGCCGCTCATCGCGGGGCCGATCCTGACGCTGCTGCAGACGCCGCCCGAGCTCATGGCCGAGGCGACGGTGTTCACGCAGATCAGCTTCCTCGGCGCGGGCGCGACGATGTTCTTCAACTACCTCTCCGCCATCATCCGCGCCATCGGCGATTCGAAGACCCCGCTGGTGTTCCTCACGGTCTCCTGCGCACTCAACGTCGGCCTCGTCGTGCTCATGGTCGGGCCGCTGGAGTGGGGCGTCGCCGGGGCCGCGCTCGCGACCGTCGTCGCACAGGCCGTCTCGGTGATCCTGTGCCTGGAATTCGTGCGCCGGCGGCTGCACATGCTGCACCTGCGTCGTTCGGACTGGCGCATCTCCCGCACGGACATCGCCGACCACCTGCGCCTCGGTCTGCCCATGGGCTTCCAGGCCTCGATCATCGCGATCGGGACCCTCACGGTGCAGGTCGCCCTCAACACCCTCGGCGCCGACGCGGTGGCGGCCTACACGACGGCGTCCCGCGTGGACAGCCTGGCGGTCGCCCTGCTCTCCTCGCTCGGGCTCGCCGTGTCGATGTACGCGGCGCAGAACCACGGCGGCCGCCGCCCCGACCGCATCCGGCGCGGCGTGGTAGAGGCCACCTGGATGGCGGTCGCCGCGGCGATCGTCCTCGGCGGGCTGCTCATCGCGTTCGGCGCGCCGATGGTCCGGCTGTTCGTCGGTGACGGTGCGGACGACGTCGTCGTCATGGCGCACCGCATGCTCATCATCAACGGCTGCGGCTACTGGGCGCTCGGCATGCTCTTCGTGCTCCGCGGCGCACTCCAGGGGCTCGGCCACACGCTGGTGCCGACCGTCACCGGCGTGATCGAGCTCGTGATGCGCGTCGTCGCCGCAGTGGTCCTCGGCGCGATGATCGGGTTCGACGGCGTGGCCCTCAGCAACCCGCTCGCCTGGGTGGGCGCGATCGTGCTCCTCGTGCCGGCCTACGTCAAGGCGCATCGCGCGCTGGCGACCCAGCCCGTGGCCCCGACCGAGGCCACCGAGACCTCCGCGATCGCGATCGTCGGCCCCACCGACGGCTCGATGGTGGTCGACGCGGTCGTCACCCGCCCGGTCCGCGTCGTGCGCCCGCGCCGGCTGCGGTGGCCGGTCCGGCGCTGA